The genomic region GCCTCTTTCGCTGTTGGGAGCAGATGTCACTGTTGTAGATATATCGCCTGAGGGAGCGCGTTATGCTCAGGAGCTTGCAGAGGCTGCCGGTGTTCTCATCAACTACTTAATATCCGATGTAATGGCGCTGCCCCTTCACGAGTTTGCGAGCAGCTTCGATATAGTCTATATGGAAGGTGGCATCTTTCACTATGTGGCCGATCTTTCGGTATTTGCACAGATCGTTAATGAAATCTTATTGCCTGGCGGGCGTTTGGTGGCAAGTGACTTCCACCCGATAAGAAAATGCATTTCAGTCAGTGATGGCGAGATATCTCTGGTGGGAAACTACTTCGATGAACAATATCACGAAAGCGATGTCGCGTTCCAGCAATTCTTCCCAGGGCAGGAACAGGGCGGCTTTCCAAAGTGCCTGCTCCGCTACTGGACTATGGGTGAAATTGTAACCGCATTTGCACACGCCGGACTGATTATAGAAGAGTTAGTCGAACTGCCGGACTCACAGCTTGCCGGTATTCCTGGAAAGTTTGTATTGACGGCTGGCAAACCTAAAGACCTGCCAAATGAGAAAGATAACAATGAAAGAAGCTGACTTTTATAAAAACCTGCCGCGATTGGAGACAGAGCGTTTAGTCATCAGAAAATACACTCTGGAAGACATAGATGATTATTACGGCTTTGCATCTGACCCGGAGGTCACCAAATTTCTGCGTTGGGGACCGCATCCGAACTGGAGCTACACCTCAGAATATATTCAGGGAGTGCTTGATAGCTATTCCGACGGTAAAGACACCCCATGGGGAATAGAGCACAAGGCTGAAAAGAAGATCATAGGAAGCATACATATCATGCAGCTTGATCTATATCACAAAAAGGCCCAGATCGGCTTTGTACTTGCAAGAACTTACTGGGGCAATGGATATATGGTGGAGGCTGTCAATACAGTTTTCGAGTATTGCTTTACCAAGCTGCAGCTTAATCGGATAGAAGGACTGTGCATCCCTGAAAATAACGCTGGCGTAAGGGTTATGCAAAAAACTGGTATGAAGCTTGAAGGGCTTCTCAGACAGTGCCAATATCAAAAATCAGAATTCAGAGACTTTCAGATATTTGCAATACTAAGATCAGATTATAAAGCTCTTTCGGCATAACGGCATTCTACTGCGCCAGCAATTTTTTAGCCTCGCCAAGCGCCCTGCCTCTGTGAGAGATCGCATTCTTCTCGTCAGAGCCAAGCTCGGCCATGTGTTTGCCAAGCTCAGTCACTATAAATACGGGATCATAGCCGAACCCGCCTGAGCCGCGTGGGGCATAAGCTATTGTCCCCTCCACTTTCCCTTCGCAGGTCTTCACATCACCATTAGGATCAGCAATCGCAACTGCACATCTGAAGCGCGCGGTGCGCTTGTCGCACGGCACATCTTTCATAAGGTCGAGGAGTTTGGAGATGCGCATGGCATCGGTCGGAGCAAACCGGCTTGAAAACACACCCGGAGCGCCATCGAGCGCGTCCACTTCCAGACCGGAATCGTCCGCCAAAGTAAGCTCGCCCGTATACTCGGCGTAAGCCCTAGCCTTGATGACGGCATTTTCGGCAAATGTAGAGCCTGTCTCTTCGACCTCGGGCGCATCAGGATAGTCCGAAAGCGAGACGACCTCATAGGGCATATCTGTCAAAATCTCGGCCATCTCCCTGGCTTTGCCGGGGTTCTTGGTTGCGATGACGAGCTTTCTCACAGGATATCGGCCATCGTCTCTTTGATGAGTTTTGTGAGTTCGCCGGTGCCCTTCGTCGCGAGGTCAAGAAGGTTGTTGAAGCGATTGCGGGTGAACGGCGCGCCCTCGGCAGTGGACTGAATCTCGATTATTCGACCTGATGCGGTCATAACTACGTTCATATCTACCGAGGCATTGGAGTCTTCTTTATAGTTGAGGTCAAGCAGTTCCTCATTCATAACGACCCCTACGCTGATAGCGGCCATAAGATCGGTGTAAGGCAATTTCTTGCAGATATTTTCTTTCTTCATGACCGCGCAGGCATCTAAAAATGCGATGAATGCGCCGGTAATGGACGCCGTCCGTGTGCCGCCGTCGGCCTGAATTACATCGCAGTCGAGCCAGACTGTCCTCTCACCGAACGCGGTCATATCGGCAACCGATCTTATAGACCGCCCGACAAGCCTCTGGATCTCTTGAGAACGGCCATTAATTTGGCCTTTGATAATATCGCGCTGGGTCCTGGTCTCGCACGAACGCGGAAGCATGCCGTACTCGGCAGTCACCCACCCCTGACCAGAGTTCTTGAGAAACGGAGGGACTTTCTCTTCGATTGAAGCTGTGCAGATGACTTTTGTGTCACCCATCTCTATGAGGCAGCTTCCCTCGGCATATTTGTTGAAGTTGCGGGTTATCTTAACCGGTCTGTGCTGGTCGGCAGAGCGGCCGTCTAGTCGAATCATGTTGCTTGTATCTCCCTGAATAGCCGAAAGCGGAGAGTGGAGAGCGAAGAGCCCGGAACTGCAACCGCCCGGCTGACTTTATTATTTTTTGATCGTCCGGGATTTAAATCCCGGACGCTGTTCTCGGGACTTAAGTCCCCAACACGTTTGATCCGAGAGTTAACTCTCGGACCATCTGCA from Armatimonadota bacterium harbors:
- a CDS encoding class I SAM-dependent methyltransferase; translated protein: MQESQSKVNEIAWSYRAYEHWLRYSGQPDQAAAQMKDDPTSFLKHELPYLGDVTGKRVINLMGSNGRKAVPLSLLGADVTVVDISPEGARYAQELAEAAGVLINYLISDVMALPLHEFASSFDIVYMEGGIFHYVADLSVFAQIVNEILLPGGRLVASDFHPIRKCISVSDGEISLVGNYFDEQYHESDVAFQQFFPGQEQGGFPKCLLRYWTMGEIVTAFAHAGLIIEELVELPDSQLAGIPGKFVLTAGKPKDLPNEKDNNERS
- a CDS encoding GNAT family N-acetyltransferase, which produces MKEADFYKNLPRLETERLVIRKYTLEDIDDYYGFASDPEVTKFLRWGPHPNWSYTSEYIQGVLDSYSDGKDTPWGIEHKAEKKIIGSIHIMQLDLYHKKAQIGFVLARTYWGNGYMVEAVNTVFEYCFTKLQLNRIEGLCIPENNAGVRVMQKTGMKLEGLLRQCQYQKSEFRDFQIFAILRSDYKALSA
- the rph gene encoding ribonuclease PH; translation: MIRLDGRSADQHRPVKITRNFNKYAEGSCLIEMGDTKVICTASIEEKVPPFLKNSGQGWVTAEYGMLPRSCETRTQRDIIKGQINGRSQEIQRLVGRSIRSVADMTAFGERTVWLDCDVIQADGGTRTASITGAFIAFLDACAVMKKENICKKLPYTDLMAAISVGVVMNEELLDLNYKEDSNASVDMNVVMTASGRIIEIQSTAEGAPFTRNRFNNLLDLATKGTGELTKLIKETMADIL
- a CDS encoding XTP/dITP diphosphatase encodes the protein MRKLVIATKNPGKAREMAEILTDMPYEVVSLSDYPDAPEVEETGSTFAENAVIKARAYAEYTGELTLADDSGLEVDALDGAPGVFSSRFAPTDAMRISKLLDLMKDVPCDKRTARFRCAVAIADPNGDVKTCEGKVEGTIAYAPRGSGGFGYDPVFIVTELGKHMAELGSDEKNAISHRGRALGEAKKLLAQ